A single genomic interval of Musa acuminata AAA Group cultivar baxijiao chromosome BXJ3-4, Cavendish_Baxijiao_AAA, whole genome shotgun sequence harbors:
- the LOC135636698 gene encoding uncharacterized protein LOC135636698: MRRNIGLELLGAIDSRLKWKITTKDRKRAVRRARTSYSSGFRKNSAVKGSKRNEDTKDQYLKRARDFSVSESEKVGVSVLGGRFSDSLEIVPIKKRRFLLVSSPSSPLQSSYSDDSDHLIEGQPPPYQKTSAYDKNHDKRAVADWTSNLHDINEEASAAADFSGISILAAAACDSEILSDLINTGGSVSKGHSCEVLFKDTQGAKSHSLYGDKEQQPQSTQDLHENCDVFMEKCSTSIPADDEEYQGSANEKSLIDPLQNASDKMRSSGSDSRLHWDLNTVMDTWNSKYDEVVISESEPHPINPACESHNHNKKLEDFEALQHQVENCESRCYTEFGESGENVVGLSKDNCALLKSEAWEKPDVCNDSSVVDHEKAKQWSLPHSDGLVEELEDATYISLVNSTGETKVVPNQGSDICSTKVVSSVVGDVLGSLRDTTMVIESVRAKADADSGLELETATSFSHLPLSLDTSSDFNTHPYNSHLKFGQSISKSIFDEKPNAVASNTDHCLPNAEVEHPIHINTSQFEKQGLLNTDSESSFQCPPHAEKTSDPLFHKSTSDEIEHSDDIDVTNDLHTDGSPRTVDRSSCLLNGHQLGSLESCNPDALPSGITRVGKCEQATAQLNVDDDKCVDPVVPVSVLAGMTEDVNLVDDAVGTQEPGKSYMDYCVNYSGEASLNDCAHNYGSGASLADMGEANGVEKVDLLGDDDSQFEDGEFRESVLQSWGEDGAEEGESEHLDYGSDNKENVAVEAVSGFPYSVSFSGESMTCKNRDAPVVAHDGATPVMNSVFAVSEPPLKCSSKSTSLDAGDGKRSFVDVDRKDCTDHFAVNNWRRKQRSGSYSSVPGSHGENTIGHSGFQEKGDNDREPSSSVRIKASGWDKLPVDHVHTGDSMMDAGIGSVKQGGKAGALDIFDADKLLERSGLLFRRGLSSQVERLMSSDESCRRDRSCIKGCRSDSNGGLNTKVEKNSAAPKSADMGESSQHTKGRCRDEHWFDSPSYRGPKHHDSPEYCDAPNYARPSLRNAAAAAVAKVESNGFVVAPDGTVVKAGGVGNAGPMLRRAANASVQNRWRSQAETELAYGMQRRLGNVRNMSPDRHFSNSRGRAGKYGHEMARDRYHRSVPDGSMDSSLTMHHLSSRDRSFSPHRGPLRLSRSRSRSPSRSRSRSPHMWTSPRRREIGMSDTHGFRKRSRTPKIRMERMRSPHSRPSSEDFMVRYGPTSKTLSSPLHSSRWIDERRDSHNHHRKHEYKRSSRRSPSIKVFRNPRLDSMDSQGRSKPDNFCRPLHSSKIPEVAVMNKRYRCTGSDDRRGYDDRYESLQPMRRYNPDSNEKRFR; this comes from the exons ATGCGGAGGAACATAGGGCTTGAACTTTTAGGAGCTATAGATTCTCGCTTGAAGTGGAAGATAACCACCAAGGACAGGAAGAGGGCTGTAAGACGAGCTAGAACTTCATATTCTAGTGGGTTCAGAAAGAACTCTGCAGTCAAAGGTTCCAAAAGGAATGAGGATACCAAGGATCAGTATCTGAAGAGAGCAAGAGATTTCTCTGTCTCCGAGTCTGAGAAG GTTGGTGTCAGCGTTCTTGGAGGACGCTTCAGTGACTCCCTTGAGATTGTTCCCATAAAGAAGAGGAGATTTCTGTTAGTTAGTTCTCCATCATCTCCTCTGCAGTCTTCTTATTCAGATGATTCTGATCACTTGATAGAGGGCCAGCCTCCTCCATATCAGAAGACATCAGCATATGACAAAAATCATGACAAAAGAGCTGTTGCTGACTGGACCAGTAATTTGCATGACATAAATGAAGAGGCCAGTGCTGCTGCAGATTTCTCTGGAATTTCAATATTGGCTGCTGCTGCCTGTGATAGCGAAATATTGAGTGACCTCATAAATACTGGAGGCTCAGTTTCAAAGGGACATTCTTGTGAAGTACTTTTCAAAGACACACAAGGAGCTAAATCACATTCCTTGTATGGAGATAAGGAGCAACAACCTCAATCTACTCAAGATTTACATGAAAATTGTGATGTATTTATGGAAAAATGTTCTACATCTATACCTGCTGATGATGAGGAGTACCAGGGTTCAGCAAACGAGAAAAGCTTAATAGACCCATTGCAAAATGCTTCTGATAAGATGAGGTCTTCTGGCTCTGATTCTAGGCTTCACTGGGATCTTAACACTGTAATGGATACATGGAATAGCAAATATGATGAAGTTGTAATCTCTGAGTCTGAGCCACATCCCATTAATCCTGCATGTGAAAGTCATAATCACAATAAAAAGCTGGAAGATTTTGAAGCTCTTCAGCATCAAGTTGAAAACTGTGAGAGCAGATGTTATACTGAATTTGGTGAAAGCGGGGAAAATGTGGTTGGTCTTTCAAAGGATAATTGTGCATTACTTAAGTCAGAGGCTTGGGAAAAACCTGATGTGTGTAATGACAGTTCAGTTGTTGATCATGAGAAAGCAAAACAGTGGTCTCTCCCTCATTCTGATGGTTTGGTTGAAGAACTGGAGGATGCTACCTATATTTCTTTGGTCAACTCTACTGGAGAGACAAAAGTTGTGCCCAATCAAGGGAGCGACATCTGTAGTACCAAAGTTGTTTCTTCTGTAGTTGGAGATGTTCTTGGTTCCTTGAGGGATACTACCATGGTAATTGAATCTGTTAGAGCAAAGGCTGATGCAGACTCCGGCTTGGAGTTGGAAACTGCAACATCATTTTCTCATTTGCCTCTTAGTTTGGATACCAGCTCCGACTTTAATACTCATCCAtataattcacatttgaaatttggccAGTCAATCAGTAAATCAATCTTTGATGAAAAGCCAAATGCAGTTGCATCTAATACTGACCATTGCCTGCCTAATGCTGAAGTAGAACATCCTATCCACATAAACACTTCTCAATTTGAGAAGCAAGGACTTCTGAATACTGATTCAGAGAGCAGTTTTCAATGTCCACCCCATGCTGAAAAAACTTCTGATCCTTTGTTTCATAAAAGTACATCTGATGAAATTGAACACTCTGATGACATTGATGTCACAAACGATCTCCATACTGATGGATCCCCCAGAACAGTGGACAGGAGTTCTTGCCTATTAAATGGTCATCAGCTGGGCAGCTTAGAGTCATGTAATCCTGATGCATTGCCTTCTGGAATCACACGTGTTGGTAAATGTGAACAGGCTACAGCACAGCTAAATGTTGACGATGATAAATGTGTTGATCCTGTCGTTCCTGTTTCAGTTTTGGCAGGTATGACAGAGGATGTCAATTTGGTAGATGATGCTGTGGGTACTCAGGAGCCTGGCAAAAGTTACATGGATTATTGTGTAAATTATTCTGGTGAAGCTTCTCTCAATGATTGTGCGCATAATTATGGCTCAGGTGCATCTCTTGCTGATATGGGGGAGGCCAATGGAGTGGAAAAGGTTGACCTTCTGGGAGATGATGACTCTCAATTTGAGGATGGTGAATTTAGAGAATCTGTTCTGCAAAGTTGGGGAGAAGATGGAGCTGAGGAAGGAGAATCTGAACATCTGGATTATGGATCTGACAACAAAGAGAATGTTGCCGTTGAAGCAGTTTCTGGTTTTCCCTATTCTGTTTCTTTCTCTGGTGAAAGCATGACGTGCAAAAACAGGGATGCACCAGTTGTTGCTCATGATGGAGCAACTCCTGTAATGAATAGTGTTTTTGCTGTTTCTGAACCTCCATTGAAGTGCTCATCCAAATCAACTTCTttggatgctggagatgggaaaagaAGTTTTGTAGATGTTGATAGAAAAGACTGCACAGATCATTTCGCGGTAAACAACTGGAGGAGAAAGCAGAGAAGTGGTAGCTATTCATCAGTACCTGGTTCTCATGGTGAGAACACGATTGGACATAGTGGATTTCAGGAAAAGGGTGATAATGATAGGGAACCTTCATCTAGTGTGAGAATCAAAGCTTCTGGATGGGATAAGTTGCCTGTAGACCATGTGCATACTGGAGATAGCATGATGGATGCTGGGATTGGTTCTGTTAAACAAGGAGGTAAAGCCGGtgctttagatatatttgatgctGACAAATTATTGGAAAGATCTGGTTTGTTGTTCAGAAGAGGCTTGTCATCTCAAGTTGAGAGGTTGATGTCCTCGGATGAGTCATGTAGGAGAGATAGGTCTTGTATCAAGGGATGCAG ATCTGACAGTAATGGTGGTCTAAATACAAAAGTTGAAAAGAACAGTGCTGCTCCTAAATCAGCTGACATGGGTGAATCATCTCAGCATACTAAAGGGAGATGCAGAGACGAACATTGGTTTGACTCTCCCAGTTATCGTGGTCCCAAGCATCATGATTCACCTGAGTACTGTGATGCACCTAATTATGCTCGACCAAGCTTAAGGAACGCGGCTGCAGCTGCCGTTGCAAAGGTGGAGAGTAATGGCTTTGTTGTTGCACCTGATGGCACCGTAGTTAAGGCAGGTGGTGTTGGAAATGCTGGCCCTATGCTCAGACGAGCTGCAAATGCTTCGGTGCAAAATAGATGGCGTTCACAAGCTGAGACAGAGCTTGCATATGGTATGCAGAGAAGACTTGGAAATGTAAGGAACATGAGCCCTGACAGGCACTTCAGTAATTCTCGGGGTCGGGCTGGTAAATATGGTCATGAAATGGCTAGGGATCGGTATCACAGGTCTGTGCCTGATGGCAGCATGGACTCATCGCTAACAATGCACCATCTATCTAGTAGAGATAGAAGCTTCTCTCCACACAGAGGACCTCTTCGTCTATCACGTTCTCGCTCCAGATCTCCttcgagatcgagatcgagatctCCTCATATGTGGACCTCTCCTAGAAGAAGGGAAATTGGGATGAGTGATACCCATGGGTTTCGCAAGCGCAGTAGGACTCCCAAAATCAGAATGGAGAGAATGAGGTCACCCCATTCACGACCTAGTTCTGAGGACTTTATGGTAAGGTATGGCCCCACATCGAAAACCCTTTCTTCCCCATTGCATTCTTCAAGATGGATTGATGAAAGGAGGGATTCACACAATCATCATAGGAAACATGAGTACAAGCGATCTTCTAGAAGAAGCCCATCTATTAAAGTGTTCAGAAATCCTAGGCTTGACTCGATGGATTCACAAGGAAGATCAAAGCCTGACAACTTCTGCCGTCCTCTGCACTCTAGCAAGATTCCAGAGGTTGCTGTTATGAATAAAAGATATAGATGTACCGGAAGTGATGATAGAAGGGGATATGATGATAGGTATGAATCACTCCAACCTATGAGACGATACAACCCTGATAGCAATGAGAAGCGCTTCAGATAA